The sequence CATTGAATTCAACGGTGCCAGCTGTCGGTTTATATATACCGGTGAGGACGTTCATCATCGTGCTCTTGCCGGATCCATTTGGTCCGATCAGGCCATGTACCGTCCCTTTAGCGATCACGAGATCAACTTGATTGAGCGCCTTAAGGCCACCGAATTGCATCAAAATGCTCTTCGCATCAAGCAAGGTTGACCCGATACCGGCAGTGCTTGGCGCAACCGCCCAGGCTTTTGACTCATCGCCTTGCGTACCAGCACGGTTTGCATCACGAACGGAACCCTTGACGAACAAACTACGCAAGAATCCGATGATGCCGTCTTGGAGGTAGTACACGACAAACAAGGTCATAAGTCCAAATACCGTCAAGCGCCAGTCAGTGATATTTTGGAGCTTGTACGAAAACACTGCCATCCCGACTGTGGCAACCACAGGCACGGCAACCTCTCGCAATGTTTTACGCCCCTTGGCCAGCATGAAACCGGCACTCAGCACGCCAACGACTGCGGCCACGGTCGCAATCTTGCGGAACAATTCGATATCAGCAAGCAGGCTTGGCAGCATCACGACAATCAGCGCACCCAGCAACGCCCCGCTGCGTGTCTTACGTCCACCCATGATGACGGCCAGCAGAAACAAGATGGTTAGCTCGAAGTTATAGGTATTCGGCGAAATATATTCTTCCGAATACGCATAGAGGCTACCGGCCAAGCCCGCCAGGCCAGCACTGATGACGAACGCGTACACCTTGTAGCGGTACACCGAGACTCCCATACAGTCGGAAGCAATCGGGCTGTCGCGCAAAGCTTGGAAAGCCCGACCCAAATGTGATTTGAGAATGCGATCAACGACAATCAGTGACAACACCATCAACACGGCGACAAGATAAAAGAATTCGACTTCGTTGACCTTATGTCCGAAAAATTCCGGTTTGGCTACTTTCAAGCCAAGAGGTCCTTCGGTAAGGAAAGTCATCTCGTTAATCAAAATCTGGACGATGGTTCCGAACGCCAGCGTGACCATCGCCAGATATGGTCCCGTTACGCGTAATGCAGGCAATGCCAACAGCGCCCCGAACAGCGCGGTAACAGCAATACTGGCTGGTGCCGCGATCAGGATAGGCAAGCCGAATTTCAGGTAGAGCACACCTGTCGTATAGGAACCGATACCGAACAAAGCCGAATGTCCAAGTGACACTTGCCCGGTGTAGCCCACGACGATATCGAGACCAAACAGCAAAATCGCGTAAATCAGGATGGTTTCAGCGAGGTGAATATAGTAAGGGTTGTGAAATACCAGAGGGAATGCCGCCAGTACCGCAATTCCAATAACGGAAGCGACGAGTGTTTTCTTGTCCATGCTCATACTTTCTTGATCGTAGCTTTACCGAACAGTCCGGCTGGTTTGATTGCCAGCACGAGCAAGAGCAGTACCAATCCAGGTACTTCCTTGTAGCCAGTCGAAATATAAAATCCTGTGGTGGTTTCGGCGATACCGAGAATCAGTCCGCCAACAATGACACCCATACCGGACGTGAGTCCGCCGATAATTGCTACTGCAAAGGCTTTTAATCCCAAGGCGGTTCCCATCGTCGCGCCTGTCAACGTCAGCGGCGCGATCAAAACCCCGGCCAGCGCAGCCGTCGCTGATGACAATGCATAAGAAAAGGTAATCACCATGCTGGTGTTGATACCCATCAGCCCAGCGGCATCGCGATCGTTTGAGGTTGCCACAACGGCCTTGCCGTATATCGATTTGCGATTGAACACCTCGACCGCCAACATCATTGCCAGCGCACCCAGTACAACGACCACCTGCATTGGCTGCACGTTTGCACCAAGTACCTGGAAAGGAGTTGCAGGCAAAGGAGTAGGAAACGGAAGGTCATCCTTACCCCAAATATTTTCAGCGACATTCTTGAAAATGATGGCCAGTGCGATTGTCGACATGATCCAGCCAAATTCGGACTTGATTTTGATCGCAGGCCGGACGCCTATCCATTCAACGAATACACCCTGCATCGCACCAAATACGATAACCACCGGAATCATCAACCAGTAATTCAAATACGGACCACCGTGGATGTTCCCAACAAGACTGAGACCAACCAGCGCGCCAAGCATCAACGCCTCGCCCTGTCCAAAGTTCAGGGTACCTGAGGTAGCAAAAGTGAGCTGGTAACCAAAAGCGATAACGGCATAAATCATGCCTAGTGCAACGCCACTAAAAACGAGTTGCAAGAAAATTTCCATTATTTCCACCTGTATTACAGCCGCCGCAGCAGCAGGTTTCAGTTATGCCAAGGGCCTATCCCGATATGATGCCCCCACACTTCAACGTGGAAAGCAGCAGCCGCACCAGTGCTGGTGCGACCTGCACAAATGTATCGGGATAGACGCTCGATGCCGGAGCCAGATCTGACAACCGGCAATCATGAACAACATAGCTATAGCGCCGCAGCGCTAAGGCACTGGCTAATTATTTCGCCAGAATAACGCGACCATCTTTGACTTCACCAAAAACCGGGACGTCAATTTTAATAGCCTCGTGATCGTCCTTGCTGAACGGTTTGTTGTACGAAGTAACAACGCCATCGACTTTCTCTTTCAGGCTTTCGAGTGCTTCGCGCACTTTCGGTCCATCAGTCGTACCAGCTTGCTTAATCGCAGCGGCCAAAAGGAAAATGGAGTCATATCCCTGCGCAGCTGACACAGGCGACGGGATGCGGCTAGCTGGCGGGCTATAGGTCTTGACGTAGGCATCGATAAATGTCTTCCGCTTTGGCGTTGTTGGCTCCTGGATAAAGGTTTGCGGCATCAAGGTACCGTCACCATTTTTGCCAGCATTGTCAATGAAGTTTGCCATCGACAAAGTCCAGCTACCGATCAGTGGCACTTTCCAGCCGAGCTTTTCCATGCCATTGGCGATTTGTGCCAGCTCTGGGCCGATACCATAAGTCAGCACTGCTTGAGCGCCAGCTTGCTTGGATTTCAACAACTGGGCTGTCATGTCGACATCCTTGATGTTGTACTTCTCAATCGCAACCGCTTTGATACCTTTTTTGTCGAGCGCTTTTTCTAGATCTTCGCGTCCGAGCTGACCGTAGTTAGTCGAATCAGCCAGAATCGCCAGCTTTGTGAATTTTCGTTTGGTGACTGCTTCTTCGACAATCATTGCCGACTGAATCGAGTCGTTGGCAGCATTGCGGAAGATGTAATTTTCAGGCTGGTCAGCGAACTGCTTGGTGACGATGGATCCTGTCGCCACGTTGTTCATGACCGGGATCTTGGCTTCCTGATAGAAACGCTGGGAGGCCAGTGCAACGCCGGTGTTAATGAATCCGACGGTCGCCACGACTTTTTCTTTGTTGATCAGTTCCTGGGCAACCTGAACACCACGTTCGTTCTTGGCTTCATCATCGCGTTCAATCAACTGGATCTGACGGCCAAGCAAACCACCTTTTGAGTTGATTTCAGTGACTGCAAGCTTAACTCCATCGCGCATCGACACGCCCATCGGTGCGGAACCACCTGTGAACGGCCCGGACACACCAATTTTGATCGGCTCCGCAGCGATACCCGTAGCCGACCAGACTAATACTGCTGACGCAACCAGTGCTTTGATTTTGTATGACATGTCATCCTCTATGTTTTTAAATGCGAAACGTTATTAGCAAGCCAATCCAACTTTATTTGTCTGCCACGGGATTGTATGAGCCGCATGCTGTACCGGCAATAGAAACCTCATGCGGCACCGCAACATACAATACGTAAGTAAAACTACTCACATCCGACTTACCAACGGCCATTTCCAGCAAATCAATCAAATATTCGGCCTACCAAGACCAAACACTTCAATTGCAGAGGCACCCTTCATCGCTAGAGCCAAACTATTCAAGCGCAATAGATTCAATTACGAGGAGAAACTTTCATGATCGAATGAAAATAATTCAGGTTATTTTCATTCGCACGACTCGTAACCCACTTTGAGTGTCGGCGAAAGAAGTGCAGTGAGGTGTGTGTAATATCAATATTTAAGCGCATTGATCTTTAGAAATCCTCGTTCGAAGAAAAGCGTATGCGCTGCAAATAACTTTATAACTAAAAAAAAGGCGAAAAAAAACCTCGGCGGACCGAGGTTTTGGTAACGCTTAATTCAGCTTAGATAGGCTGAATGTTCGAAGCTTGCTTGCCTTTAGGGCCGGCGGTAACTTCGAAAGAAACGCGTTGATTTTCTTGCAGCGATTTGAAACCACTCGACTGGATAGCCGAGAAGTGAGCGAACAAATCTTCGCCGCCTTCGTCAGGTGTGATAAAGCCAAAACCCTTCGAATCATTGAACCATTTTACGATGCCAGTTGCCATTACAATTCCTATTTCAGTTAAGTTGGGCTGTTGCCCGTTAGATCGTTTCAACCAAGACAGGAAGAACAGACTGATACTGCGCTGCTAGCTCGAATCTCAACGATGGCTCGATTATAGCCGAATAAAACAGAAAATCTACAACTCCTTCAATCTAAATATTTCAGTAACGTCATCACTCCCGATAATTCTGCGTTCATTTCACAGTGGAAAAATATTCCTGCCAGTCGAAATGATCAACTGCCAAATGCATCCCTGAATAATGCATCGCAAAATACCCTGCACCCGCCATTCGACGCCAACATGGACCTGTTAAAGTCTGTCGCTTGTTAATTTTTACCAGACGGGTAAATCAGACCAGAAAAAATAGTGAAAGGGCCGGTTGCATGCAAACGAGTGAGATCTCAATGGTCCAAAACAGCCTGGTCCCAGCACGTCCCGCCCTGTTTTCCCGGGCTACCCGGTGAAAAGCCGGACTGGTTCGATCAGCGCCTTGGTACTGGTGCTTTGTGTAGGGACGACACTACTCGCCATTTTCAGTCAGACCTGGTGGACGATACGCGTGGACCGCAGCGTCTCCATCGAACAAATAAAAAAAGACCAGCTAACCACGATACGGTCGATCGAAGAACACGCATTTCAGACTGTACAAGACGCCGACCGTGCTATCAGCGCATCCATCGAAGCTATCGAAAGTGATGGTGGTTTGCTCTTACAAAATCCGGCGGCATTACGCCAGGTCTTGATACGGGAACGACAAAACACCACACAAATACAGTCACTGCGATTCATCAGCCCCGCCGGAATTAGCTCGGTGACGACATTTGAAGATCCGATGGTCAAAATTGACATCAGCGATCGTACCCATGTCCGTCAAATAATCAATGATCCGGCAAGCCGGACAGTCCATATCGGCCCTCCGGTCAAGAGTCGCTACGATGGTAAGTGGGTACTTCCCGTCAGCCGCAACATCCATGGGCGCGACGGCACGCGGCTCGGCATGCTGTGTGCGTACCTGACACTGGACTATTTCGACGAGTACTACCATCGCATTGCCGAAAGTCGCAAGGCTACGGTATCGGTGCACTCGGACGAGGGTATCGTCATGATCGACTGGCCATTCGATGCCCGACGGCTAGGCGAAGATATCAGCGCGACAGCAAGTGCAATCCGAATACAAGCGGGGCCGCGCGAAGGATTCTTCGAATCAGTCGAAATGAACGACAACGCCGCGCCAGTCTTTCTGGCCTATCGCAAGCTGGCAGCCTTGCCATTGACAGTCGTTTATACGTATCGACTCGATGAAGCGCTCCTGCCCTGGCAGCAACGCACTTCGAACAGATTACTTTTTTCCGGCGCAATCACCGGATTGATCCTGCTGCTGACACTCCTGCTCCTGCAGCACATACGCCGCCTGCATCGATTCGAAGAACATCTGGTCGCCAATGAAAACCGCTATCGCATGCTGTACGAAAGTGCCACCGACGCAATCCTGCTGATTAATCGCCGCCGGGAATATGTCGATTGCAACCCGGCGGCGCTGATCCTGTTCGATGTGACTAACAAAAACCAGTTGGTCGGCAAGCACTTCGACGACACCATGCCCTCTATTTCACTGGCTGATGGCAAGCAACACGCACCCGATAAATTGATTGCTCTCGCGCTGGATGGCCAGTCACAATTATTCGAATGGGCCATGTTGCGCAGAGGCGTTCCGTTTTTTAATGAGGTCACGCTCAGCCGCGCACGCATCAATAACGAGGAGTTACTCGTTGCCGTCTTTCGCGACATCAACGCACGCAAACGCGCCGAGCGGCTGCAGGAAAGTCAGAACCAGATCCTCCACATGATCAGTGCCGGCATCGGGCTGCAACCCATCGTGCACACCATTACGCAGTTTCTTGCACGGCATGCGCCTGGCACCCGCAGCATGGTGCTGCTGGTCGATACCGGAAGGCCACGTTTCACCGGCGCGATTGGTGCCAATTTCGCAACCGGATTTTTGGACAGTGCGGCCCGACTGGAGATCATCGATCACACCACCACGATGTCCGAAGCCGTCCTGACTCGCGCTCCCGTGATGTCGACCGGATCCGGAGCGAGCGCAGCAGCATTTCCGGGGCGCTGCAGCTCCTGGCCCATCCTGACACAGCGCGGACAAGTCCTGGCGGTACTCAGTATTTTCCATTTACCCGAAGACCGTCCGGGCAGCGATCTGATGCAACTGATCGACATCGCGATCGATCTCGCCGGCATCACCATCGAAAGCCGTTATGCCGAGCAGCACATCCGTCGTCTGGCGCACTACGACGAACTGACCGGGCTGCCGAACCGGGTGCTGTACAGCCAGCAGCTCGACAAGGCACTGCTGCATGCGCAGCGACACGCGCGCCAGGTGGGCGTCCTGTTCATCGACCTTGACCGATTCAAGAATATCAACGAGACCTTCGGCCATGATGCCGGCGATAGCGTCCTGCGCGAAGTGAGTTCGCGCTTTCTGGATACCCTGCGACCCAGCGACCTGATCGCCTGCGCCGGCGGTGATGAATTCATTGTCCTGGTCGATGGCTATGACGATCCGCTCGAACCTGGCGACATCGCCAGGTGTTTGCTGCAGGCCGCGTCACGCCCGTTCACTATCAACGGCCAGGAATGTCAGCTGGGTGCCAGCATCGGCATCGCCACATTTCCACAAGACGGGAACACTGCGCAGGCGCTACTGAAAAACGCTGACATCGCCATGCACCGCGCCAAAGATGCCGGCAAGAATAGTGTCCAGTACTACAGCATCGACATGCATACGCACAGCGTGGAGCGCCTGGCTCTCGAAGTGCGGCTGCAACGGGCCATCGGGCGACGCGAACTGGTCATCCACTACCAGCCAAAAATCGATGTCACCACTGGCCGGATCACCGGTGCAGAAGCACTGGTACGCTGGAACCATCCCGAACGTGGCCTGCTCTATCCGACCGAATTCATCGACCTGGCCGAAGATACCGGCCTCATCGGCGCGCTCGGCATGCTGGTACTCGACACCACCTGTGCCGACATCCATGAGTTCCGTCTTGCCGGCATCGAGGTGGGCCGGATCGCCATCAACCTGTCCGGCAGCCAGTTCAACGACAGCCGTTTGCTCGACAACATGCTGCAGGTCATCCGGACAAGGCAGGTCGACCCGTGCTCCCTCGAATTCGAAATCACCGAAGGCATGGTGATGCATAAGCCCGAGCAGGCCATCGCGCTGATGGAAGAAATGATCCGGCAGGGCTTCACGCTGGCCATCGATGACTTCGGCACCGGTTATTCGTCGCTGGCGTATCTCAAGCGCTTTCCGGTCGGTAGCGTCAAGATCGACAAGTCCTTTATCAACGACATTCCGGACGACCCGAACGACTCCGCCATTGTGCGGGCGATCATCGTGATGGCTCGTTCACTGGGCATGAAAGTCGTCGCCGAAGGGGTCGAAACCCGCACCCAACTGGCTACCCTTGAAGCCTTTGGCTGCGATGAATACCAGGGCTATTTTTTCAGCAAGCCGGTCGCGGCCGCTGACTTCATTGCCCTCGCGCGACATGCCGCAACTGCGCGATGACTGTGCGGCAAACTTCGCGCCAGGCGAAATCTGCGTTAGATTCGACTTTTCGACAAACAGACAACGCCATGCGCAATGCAACATCCCCGACCCCGGTCGACTACGCCGCCTACCTCCTCGCTGCAGCCGCCTTGTTGCTCATTCTGATCAAAGGCTTGCTGGCGGCGCTGTTTTCGGGACTGCTGGTGTATTCGCTGGTGCACATGACGACGCCGCTGCTGGGCAAGCAGATCAGCAGTACGCGCGCGCGCATGGTCGCCGTTGCCGCAATTGGCATCCTGACCGTCGCCCTGCTGTGTCTCGCCATCTGGGGCTCGATGACATTTTTCAGCAGCGAGGCGGGCAGTTTGCCGGTCCTGCTCCAAAAGATGGCCGACATCATCGAAAAATCACGCGACCAGATTCCGCTCTGGCTCAGTGCGTATTTGCCGGAGAGCGCCGATGCCTTGCGACTGATGATCACAGATTGGCTGCGGGTCCATGCACTGGAAGCGAAAATCATCGGGCAGGAAACCGGCCGGATTCTTGCGCACATCCTCATCGGCATGATCATCGGTGCCATGGTGGCCCTGTATGACAGCAGCCCGAAAACCTACCTGCCGCTTGCCGCCGCCTTGCGCGCGCGCTTGCATCATTTGAGCGAAGCCTTCCAGCGCATCGTCTTCGCCCAGGTCCGCATCGCCGCGATCAACACGGTACTCATCAGTATCTATCTGCTGATCATCCTGCCACTGCTCGATATCCATCTGCCGCTGACCAAGACACTGATTGCCCTGACATTTTTCACTGGCCTGCTCCCCGTATTCGGCAACCTGATCTCCAACTCGCTGCTAGTGGTCATCGGTCTGGCCCACTCGCTGCACACGGCCATCGGGTCGCTGGTGTTCATGATCGTCGTGCACAAGTTCGAGTACTTCCTGAACGCCAAAATCATCGGCAGCCACATCAATGCCCGCTCCTGGGAATTGCTGATTGCGATGTTGGTCATGGAATCGGTCTTCGGCATGCACGGCATCATCGCCGCGCCGGTGCTCTACGCGTACTTGAAAAGGGAATTATGCGAACGCCACCTGGTATGAAAAAACCCGGCGCGAAGGCCGGGTTGACAAGGAAGACGAGCGTTACAGTTTGAATTGCGGGACGTAGCCGCCCGGCAGAATCCCGAACGCTGACAGCAAGATCAGGATCAGCATGATGATGAACAGCACGCGCACAATCTGTGCGACTGGCGATGGCAGCGGCAGCATGCCGACCAGCCACCAGACCAGGCCGAAAACCACCAGGGTAATAATTAAGCTGACAATCATTGGCATTCCCTTGGACTGAATTGGATATCAAAAAAAGGAAACCCCCGCACCGGAGGTTTCCTCGTCGTATCGCTCTGTCGTTGCCCTGCGCCTCGACGCAGACGCAAAGCGATTAACGCAATAAGTTACTTGGCGGCAGGAACGACGATGACGGTGTCGCCCGTCTTGCCGGTGTCGCCGGTAGCACCCGTTGCACCCGTTGCACCTGCTGCGCCGGAGTCACCGGTTGCACCGGTAGCACCCTTTGCACCATCCATGCCGGCTGAACCGGAACCGGTCGATCCCGTCGAGCCAGTAGCACCAGTGGCGCCAGTGGCACCGGCAGGACCAGGAACTGCGACCGGCACGGCAACTGTCGTAGAAGGACGCTCACATGCCGTCAGTGCCAGCGAACCAACCAGGGCAAGCAAAAGAATTGAATATTTCATGGTGAACCTCTCTCAGTGGGCCAACTCCTGCAACAGCAGGAAAATTAAATAACGGGTGTCGCTATCGACTCCCGAAAACAGCTTATCGGACTGGTCCGGACCCTCCCGGCCCGGCGTGAGCAGACAATGCGCCGGAAGTTCCTGCCGTTCTGTTCGACAGCGAACTTAATCCTGAACTCACGCAGGTAAATCATGATAATGTGGTAACGAAACGTTACCGCGAGACGCCGGATTTACCGCCATAGCTATGTACGGTTAGGTATAAACACCTGGCAGCCGGATGTGCCACCATGCAGGCTCAAAAAAGCAAGGGGTCGAAACTATGAGCAACAACATCGCAGGCAAAGTCGTCGTCATTACCGGTGCCAGCAGCGGACTGGGCGAAGCCACCGCGCGCCACCTGTCGCAGCTTGGCGCCATCGTGGTGCTGGGCGCGCGTCGCATCGAACGCATCACCGCACTGGCCGGCGAACTGGCTGGCAGCACCGGACAGGCGCTCGCTGTACAAACCGACGTCACCGACAGCAAGCAGGTCCAGCGATTGGTCGACGCGGCAGTCAATTTCTATGGCCGCATCGACGTGATGATCAACAATGCCGGCCTGATGCCGCACTCGCCGCTGGAGAGACTGAAGATCGCCGACTGGGACCAGATGATCGACGTCAATCTGAAAGGCGTGCTGTACGGAATCGCAGCCGCCCTGCCCTATATGCAGGCTCAAAAATCCGGCCACATCATCAACGTGTCCTCGGTCGCCGGCCACAAGGTCCGACCTGGCGCTGCCGTCTACGCCGCCACCAAGCATGCGGTGCGCGCGCTCTCCGAAGGCCTGCGCCTCGAAGTCAAGCCGTACAACATCCGCACCACCGTGATCTCGCCGGGCGCAGTCGCCACCGAACTGCCGGACAGCATCACCGAGCCGGATGTCGCCGCCAACGTCAAAAAAATCTATGAAGTCGCGATCCCGCCGGACGCCTTCGCCCGCGCTGTCATCTATGCGATGAGCCAGCCGGACGATGTCGACATCAATGAAATCCTGTTCCGTCCGACCTTGCAGGAAGTCTAGTAAGCAGTCACCACATCAATCGCCAGCATGCGTTGGTGACGCTGGCCATCGGGAATCTCGCGCTTCTGCAGCACCGGTACCTGATGCCTGACGGCGGTGATTTCGGCCAGTATCGAGATCGCCATTTCGGCCGGCGTATTCGCACCGAGGTACAGGCCGACCGGACCATGCAGGCGATCGATCTGCTGCGCCGTCAAGTCAAATTCCAGCAGCCGCTCCCTGCGCCGTGCCGTGTTGGCCCGGCTGCCGAGCGCGCCGACATAGAACGCCGCCGACTTCAATCCTTCCATCAACGCCAGGTCATCGAGCTTGGGATCATGCGTCAACGCGACGATGGCGGTATGACTATCAACCGCGAGTTCGAGGATCACGTCGTCCGGCATTCCGCGCGACAAAGTCACATCAGCCGATGTCAACGCCGTGCCGAATTCTTCACGCGGATCGATCACGATCACTTCGTAATCCGCGCCTAGCGCCATCTGCGCGACATGCTGCGACAGCTCGCCGGCACCGATCAGCACCATGCGCCAGCGCGGTCCGTGGATGGCACGCAAGAAGCGTTCGTCGAACTGCAAGACATCGCTGCGCCCGGCTGCAGCCAGCGTGGCGATGCCGGTCTGCAGGTCAAGCACGCGTGCCGTGATCTGCTTGGCACGGATGCGCGCCAGTAGCGCCGCGAGCAACGCCAGGTCGGGACGCGGTTCCAGCACCAGCCGCAACGTACCGCCGCAAGGCAAGCCGAAGCGCGCAGCTTCGTCGCGCGAGACGCCATACCGGACGATCTGCGGCAAGGTCGCCACCGGCAAATCGGCCCGTACCTGTTCGATCAAATCATCCTCGACGCAGCCGCCGGAGACCGACCCGACCAGCTGACCGTCATCCCGGATGGCCAGCCACGCGCCGACCGGACGCGGTGCCGATCCCCAGGTCTGGACCACGGTAGCCAGCATCACCTGATGGCCGGATTCCAGCCAGCCTATGCAGGTTGTCAACACAGCGAGATCAGTACTATCCATGCACAAGCTCCGGTTTGCCACGTAAAAATCGGGTCAAAAAAATCAGCCGGCGCATCGCTCTGCCGGCCAGCATCCCGCCCGCCATGCCCGCACCCATCATGACCAGCATGCCGACCGGCAACGCCGGCCAGCCCGGCAGCATCGCGGCCGCCATCGCCCCGCCCGTCATGCCGGCCATCATCCAGGCCGAACAGACCAGCTGGCGCAGCAGCGGCGCAGCGCGACCATGGCGGGCCGACCAGCCCAGCGGCAGCACGATCATCCCGACATGCATCGCCGGCAGCCACATCCAGTGCAGCCGCAGCGTCACCAGCAAATCGGGCGCCGCATCGACGCGACACAGCGACGACAGGATCGCCAGCCCCGGACCATGCAAGTCCAGCAGCAGACCCAGCGCCATGCCGGCCAGGCCGAGCAACAGCAAGACCAAGGTCTCAGGAAAAATCATACGGTTTGAACGCCGTGCGGCCGTCCGTTTCGACGCTGGCATTAAATGAAATTGCCACCCGGTCGCGCGTACCGGCATACGGAAATGCCTGATGCTTCAGCGACGACGGGAACAGCACCAGCAAGCCCGGCTCCGGCGCGATATCCCGATGCGCGTCCATCAGGTAGGTATTCCCGGCATCGATATGGGCACCGGCCAGCTGGTCAAACCAGGGCCCGTAAAACCGCAGCATTCCGTTGCGCGCACCATAAACCGGATGCGCCAGTCGTTGCGAGGCCGGATCGATATCAACGTAATACACGCCCGACCACGAGCAATTGCCATGCGTATGCACATCATGAAAAGCGCCATCGTTCTGCACCTGAAACCAGCTGCCGGCGATCGCAATGCGTGCACCGCTGACGCCGTGATCGTGCCAGGCTTGCCGGTTCAGCGACGACACCAGCGCCCCGAGGCGCGCGCCGATAAAAGCAAACAGCGTCTGCATTTCGGCAATATCGCAGCGCGACAGCAGGTCATCGGCACTCACGTAAAAGGAGGCCGGGGTGGCGCTCGCCGGACGCGGATCGCACTGCCGCATCATCGCAAATGCGCGCAACAGTTCGGCATTAACCGGTGCCGCATCCGGCAGCAGCGCGCTCGCCAGCGGGATGCCCCACAGCGTCTCGATGGCCATGCCGGCCTGCGCATCGCCACTCATGCCGGTACCCCGCGCGCAATCGCCAGGTACTTGTCGGGGGCGTCTTCAAACCGCAGCTTGCAACCGTCGCAGCAAAAATAATGCGACATGCCGCCGAAGGCGATCACGTGTTTTGCGGTGGCCGGATCGACCGCCATGCCGCACACCGGATTGACATACGCAGGCGCAGCCACGACCGGCACCACGGCTTCGGTTGTACGGCGCAACGCCACTACCGCTGCGATCGCACCGAGCGCGACTTCAGCCGGCGTACGCGCATGCAGATACGGTCCGGCCGGTGCCTGTAAGACGGCCAGCCGGTCTTCAGCAATGCCTTGCAATTGCATGCGCTCGCGCAGTTGTGCTGCCTTGCGCGGACTGGCAATGAGCAGCACCGCCGGACAAGGGCTGCGCAGCGCCGCATCGAGCGCCGCTTCGTCGCCCTCGCCTTGCGTGACGATCAGCACGAAGGCCGGCTGCAGCAATTCCAGCGTCGCCAGATCGGACTGGCTGTCGGCCAGCGCACTGACCCGCAAGCC comes from Actimicrobium sp. CCC2.4 and encodes:
- a CDS encoding AI-2E family transporter; protein product: MRNATSPTPVDYAAYLLAAAALLLILIKGLLAALFSGLLVYSLVHMTTPLLGKQISSTRARMVAVAAIGILTVALLCLAIWGSMTFFSSEAGSLPVLLQKMADIIEKSRDQIPLWLSAYLPESADALRLMITDWLRVHALEAKIIGQETGRILAHILIGMIIGAMVALYDSSPKTYLPLAAALRARLHHLSEAFQRIVFAQVRIAAINTVLISIYLLIILPLLDIHLPLTKTLIALTFFTGLLPVFGNLISNSLLVVIGLAHSLHTAIGSLVFMIVVHKFEYFLNAKIIGSHINARSWELLIAMLVMESVFGMHGIIAAPVLYAYLKRELCERHLV
- a CDS encoding Thivi_2564 family membrane protein, coding for MIVSLIITLVVFGLVWWLVGMLPLPSPVAQIVRVLFIIMLILILLSAFGILPGGYVPQFKL
- a CDS encoding collagen-like protein — encoded protein: MKYSILLLALVGSLALTACERPSTTVAVPVAVPGPAGATGATGATGSTGSTGSGSAGMDGAKGATGATGDSGAAGATGATGATGDTGKTGDTVIVVPAAK
- a CDS encoding SDR family oxidoreductase, with the translated sequence MSNNIAGKVVVITGASSGLGEATARHLSQLGAIVVLGARRIERITALAGELAGSTGQALAVQTDVTDSKQVQRLVDAAVNFYGRIDVMINNAGLMPHSPLERLKIADWDQMIDVNLKGVLYGIAAALPYMQAQKSGHIINVSSVAGHKVRPGAAVYAATKHAVRALSEGLRLEVKPYNIRTTVISPGAVATELPDSITEPDVAANVKKIYEVAIPPDAFARAVIYAMSQPDDVDINEILFRPTLQEV
- a CDS encoding XdhC family protein, translated to MDSTDLAVLTTCIGWLESGHQVMLATVVQTWGSAPRPVGAWLAIRDDGQLVGSVSGGCVEDDLIEQVRADLPVATLPQIVRYGVSRDEAARFGLPCGGTLRLVLEPRPDLALLAALLARIRAKQITARVLDLQTGIATLAAAGRSDVLQFDERFLRAIHGPRWRMVLIGAGELSQHVAQMALGADYEVIVIDPREEFGTALTSADVTLSRGMPDDVILELAVDSHTAIVALTHDPKLDDLALMEGLKSAAFYVGALGSRANTARRRERLLEFDLTAQQIDRLHGPVGLYLGANTPAEMAISILAEITAVRHQVPVLQKREIPDGQRHQRMLAIDVVTAY
- a CDS encoding putative 2OG-Fe(II) oxygenase, which translates into the protein MSGDAQAGMAIETLWGIPLASALLPDAAPVNAELLRAFAMMRQCDPRPASATPASFYVSADDLLSRCDIAEMQTLFAFIGARLGALVSSLNRQAWHDHGVSGARIAIAGSWFQVQNDGAFHDVHTHGNCSWSGVYYVDIDPASQRLAHPVYGARNGMLRFYGPWFDQLAGAHIDAGNTYLMDAHRDIAPEPGLLVLFPSSLKHQAFPYAGTRDRVAISFNASVETDGRTAFKPYDFS
- a CDS encoding XdhC family protein, translating into MSNLPTEFAMLALAPQLIAAQRPFALATVIRVSAPSSTVVGAQAIIEADGTLHGWVGGGCAKAVVVQAAQQAIVAGLPRRIRISNDGALADADADVEQHAMPCASNGTLELFIQPVVPAPLLVVLGATPAAAEARVLGQRMGLRVSALADSQSDLATLELLQPAFVLIVTQGEGDEAALDAALRSPCPAVLLIASPRKAAQLRERMQLQGIAEDRLAVLQAPAGPYLHARTPAEVALGAIAAVVALRRTTEAVVPVVAAPAYVNPVCGMAVDPATAKHVIAFGGMSHYFCCDGCKLRFEDAPDKYLAIARGVPA